Proteins encoded in a region of the Vicia villosa cultivar HV-30 ecotype Madison, WI linkage group LG5, Vvil1.0, whole genome shotgun sequence genome:
- the LOC131605082 gene encoding uncharacterized protein LOC131605082: MDNNVTVDQGATRRTHTYTFHREGMVQLGQLGELVTGHNETVFSGNYGNILSLLYSRVDEWALSTLLQFYDPDIRCFTFSDYQLAPTLEEYSCLLNIKIQHRVPFVCVPEKPRLDYIANALYLSLGDVHDNWKKNGDTHGFYMSFLVEKAQEFADKGIWEAFNAILAALIYGIVMFPNIHKFVDLAAICLFMDKNPIPTLLADTYYSIHSRHGKRGAIRGYLPLLYKWFKSHLPASGPFVTSTQKWSQRIMGLTANDIVWYQFRTGISEVIIRCGNFGNVPLIGTKGCINYNPILALRQLGYTMKSGPSDREIYQSVYFEKGADPVALEEIRKAWNNIHIGERSTLGAKNAIAMEPYTDWVKERVKTLLLPFPRVPLLYAQPPKISETMVSRERFDQVRVANLRLKEKDRDMDLKRYFLKQTKNELARELKTLKGESSQARKRVRTEKDGKAVVAPTEDPQKVIEKAIKEEKEKLRREYQEDLKAHKLRLEKETKSPPDLLDGVSIALYIETLLFVFEPTRLRGLL; encoded by the exons ATGGATAACAACGTGACCGTCGATCAAGGAGCTACAAGGCGCACACACACTTATACTTTCCATCGCGAGGGTATGGTTCAATTGGGACAATTGGGTGAATTGGTCACTGGTCATAATGAAACAGTGTTCAGTGGCAACTATGGCAACATATTATCTCTTCTGTACTCGCGTGTCGACGAATGGGCCTTatctactcttcttcagttctacGACCCAGATATCCGTTGTTTCACATTTTCAGATTATCAGCTAGCTCCCACTCTCGAAGAGTACTCTTGCCTCCTcaacatcaagattcaacacagagTGCCTTTTGTTTGTGTCCCAGAGAAACCTAGGTTGGATTacattgccaacgctctttatttgagcttggGAGATGTTCATGATAACTGGAAGAAGAATGGTGATACTCATGGCTTCTACATGAGTTTCCTGGTTGAAAAAGCTCAAGAATTTGCCGACAAAGGAATTTGGGAGGCTTTCAATGCTATTTTGGCCGCTCTGATCTATGGAATTGTGATGTTTCCcaacattcacaagttcgttgattTGGCTGCTATATGTCTTTTTATGGACAAGAATCCAATACCCACCCTATTGGCTGACACGTATTATTCCATTCACTCTCGGCATGGTAAAAGGGGGGCTATTAGAGGTTACTTGCCGCTGTTATATAAATGGTTCAAATCTCACTTGCCTGCTAGTGGTCCGTTTGTTACCTCTACTCAGAAATGGTCTCAGAGGATCATGGGACTTACTGCAAACGATATCGTATGGTATCAATTCCGAACAGGCATATCTGAGGTCATTATTAGGTGCGGAAACTTTGGTAACGTCCCGCTCATTGGGACAAAAGGATGTATTAACTACAACCCAATTCTAGCTCTTCGTCAGTTGGGTTATACCATGAAGAGTGGGCCTTCGGATAGGGAGATTTACCAATCCGTGTACTTTGAAAAGGGAGCTGACCCTGTAGCGCTTGAGGAAATCAGGAAAGCCTGGAATAACATTCATATAGGTGAGAGATCCACTCTGGGAGCCAAGAATGCCATTGCTATGGAGCCCTATACCGATTGGGTTAAGGAGAGAGTCAAGACACTTCTGTTACCATTCCCGAGGGTCCCTCTCTTGTATGCACAACCTCCGAAGATATCGGAAACTATGGTATCAAGGGAACGTTTTGACCAGGTCCGCGTCGCCAATTTGAGACTGAAAGAGAAAGATAGGGATATGGATTTGAAGCGCTATTTCCTTAAACAGACAAAGAATGAACTGGCCCGTGAACTTAAAACTCTCAAAGGAGAGTCTTCTCAAGCCAGGAAGAGGGTTAGAACTGAAAAGGACGGAAAAGCTGTTGTCGCTCCTACTGAAGATCCTCAAAAGGTTATAGAAAAGGCTataaaggaagaaaaagagaagCTCAGACGAGAGTATCAAGAAGACCTGAAAGCCCACAAGCTCCGACTGGAGAAAGAAACCAA ATCACCACCAgatttgttggatggggtctctattgctctttatattgaaACATTGTTATTTGTGTTTGAACCTACTCGCCTTAGGGGGCtattatga